A stretch of the Bacillota bacterium genome encodes the following:
- the fliI gene encoding flagellar protein export ATPase FliI has protein sequence MEVSMALERYFEIVAEHDPIRQKGRVSQVVGLAIESDGPRVSLGEVCVIQIPGNGHILAEVVGFRQNKTLLMPLGEMAGIGPGCSVIATGHSFRLAVGPALVGRVLDGLGRPIDGLGPINTREFYPVMNQPPNPLARTRIREPLPLGIKAIDGLITCGRGQRLGIFAGSGVGKSTLLGMVARNTSADINVIALIGERGREVREFLEKDLGEEGLQRSVVVIATSEQPAMVRLKGAFVATTIAEYFRDQGKDVMLMMDSVTRFAMAQREVGLTIGEPPATRGFTPSVFALLPRLLERSGTSACGTITGLYTVLVDGDDLNEPITDAVRGILDGHIVLSRDLAAQNHYPAIDVLNSVSRVMLDIISTEHQEWANRVREILATYQEAKDLIDIGAYSLGTNPRIDYAIKMVEKCREFLRQGINENVTFNETLTRLGALFA, from the coding sequence ATGGAGGTTAGTATGGCCCTGGAGCGATACTTTGAAATCGTGGCTGAACACGATCCGATCCGTCAGAAGGGGCGTGTGTCCCAGGTAGTTGGTCTGGCGATTGAATCCGACGGTCCACGGGTCAGTTTGGGGGAAGTGTGTGTAATTCAGATCCCGGGCAACGGGCACATCCTGGCTGAGGTGGTTGGCTTTCGTCAAAACAAGACGTTGCTGATGCCACTGGGAGAAATGGCGGGGATCGGCCCAGGTTGCAGTGTGATCGCAACTGGTCATAGTTTTCGGCTGGCAGTCGGCCCGGCCCTTGTTGGCCGAGTCCTGGATGGACTTGGTCGACCGATTGATGGTTTAGGACCCATCAACACCCGGGAATTTTACCCGGTGATGAATCAACCGCCTAATCCACTGGCGAGAACCCGGATTAGAGAACCCCTGCCACTGGGGATAAAGGCCATTGATGGTTTGATCACCTGTGGGCGCGGTCAGCGGTTGGGGATTTTCGCCGGTAGTGGGGTTGGCAAGAGTACGCTGTTAGGAATGGTGGCTAGGAACACCAGTGCTGATATCAATGTAATCGCTTTGATTGGAGAGCGAGGGCGGGAGGTACGTGAGTTTTTAGAGAAAGACCTGGGCGAAGAAGGTTTACAACGGTCAGTTGTCGTAATTGCTACCTCGGAACAACCTGCGATGGTTCGTCTTAAAGGGGCATTTGTGGCAACCACGATCGCGGAGTATTTTCGAGATCAAGGGAAAGATGTCATGCTCATGATGGACTCGGTTACTCGTTTTGCCATGGCGCAGCGGGAAGTGGGTCTGACGATCGGCGAACCACCGGCGACCCGGGGGTTTACCCCCTCGGTATTTGCCCTGTTGCCCAGGTTACTTGAACGTTCCGGGACCTCAGCATGTGGGACCATCACCGGCCTCTACACTGTTTTAGTTGATGGGGATGATTTGAATGAGCCGATCACTGATGCTGTTCGCGGTATTCTTGATGGACACATTGTTCTTTCACGTGACCTAGCAGCACAGAATCATTATCCGGCAATAGATGTACTGAACAGCGTCAGCCGGGTGATGCTCGATATCATCAGTACTGAACATCAGGAGTGGGCTAACCGCGTTCGCGAGATTCTGGCTACGTACCAAGAGGCAAAAGACCTGATTGATATTGGGGCGTATTCGTTGGGGACGAACCCACGGATCGACTATGCCATCAAGATGGTGGAGAAATGCCGTGAATTTTTGCGCCAGGGAATCAATGAAAACGTTACTTTCAATGAGACTCTGACCCGGCTAGGAGCCCTGTTTGCTTAA
- the fliJ gene encoding flagellar export protein FliJ, with amino-acid sequence MRRFKFKLQTNLDLVYKREELLKQEFFQQQKRFNQEMKALKQLRERCQQLQDEMRGVVQGTLNLARIKLYNDFFPMLLKQIKQQSIQVESARQDLESARHALMKIVKEKKILEKLRQRQWEIYQQEVLREEQKVIDELAVTGFYRHMNSST; translated from the coding sequence ATGCGACGCTTTAAATTCAAGTTGCAGACAAATCTTGATCTGGTATACAAACGCGAGGAGTTGCTCAAACAAGAGTTTTTTCAACAACAGAAAAGGTTTAACCAGGAAATGAAGGCTTTAAAACAGTTGAGAGAACGCTGCCAGCAACTTCAGGACGAAATGCGTGGGGTTGTTCAGGGAACACTCAATTTAGCGCGAATCAAGTTGTATAATGATTTCTTTCCTATGCTGCTTAAGCAGATTAAACAGCAGTCTATTCAGGTGGAGAGCGCCAGACAGGATCTTGAGTCGGCCCGTCACGCGCTCATGAAAATAGTGAAAGAAAAAAAGATCCTGGAAAAGCTGCGGCAGCGTCAGTGGGAGATCTACCAGCAAGAAGTATTGCGGGAGGAACAAAAGGTGATTGACGAGCTTGCCGTGACAGGATTTTACCGTCACATGAACAGCAGCACTTAA
- the fliF gene encoding flagellar M-ring protein FliF, translating to MENYLYRVWERLKEGWSKLNINQKVLVAAGLILTVIALTMGIKAVTQPELTPLFPKLETQDAAAVVAKLKELKIPYQIGEDGTTILVAPKDKYATRLQLANEGLPKGTIGFESLNENRFGETTHDKEVRYLVALQGELTRTIESLAEVEKARVHLSLPKDSLFTAEKPKRTASVMIKLKPGASLNERQVRGLVHFVASSVENLKPENVTIIDVNGNILSEDVTATEPVSASKLTANQIEIQKQVENQLEKSLQSMLERVVGFGKVVVRVSAKLDFNQVESVSEVWGNKVERSIEEIETRSTGQTVPAQGPVGTSSNIQTYPTPQPQGSQSENQNTQTRRNYEIDRTETRTKVAPGTVKDLSVAVIYDGDDNLKTMIAQTVAKAAGITEDRVSVTAMPFNTAYWDKLQADMEKEVRMEQLKRMAVVGGAVLAALMVGGIMMFLWRRRQRREQFDQVVGEEITVEDLLAEQLELTSEEQKERAMLKGQLEKLIREKPEEVAQLVKSWLVEDTR from the coding sequence ATGGAAAACTACTTGTACCGAGTCTGGGAACGGTTAAAAGAGGGATGGAGCAAACTGAACATTAACCAAAAGGTACTGGTAGCGGCGGGTTTAATACTCACTGTAATCGCCTTGACGATGGGAATCAAGGCTGTGACACAGCCTGAATTGACTCCTCTTTTTCCAAAATTAGAAACACAAGATGCCGCTGCTGTGGTCGCCAAGTTGAAAGAGTTAAAGATTCCTTATCAGATTGGCGAGGACGGCACGACCATTCTGGTTGCGCCCAAAGATAAATATGCCACACGATTACAGTTAGCCAATGAGGGTTTGCCGAAAGGAACGATTGGGTTCGAATCACTGAATGAGAACCGGTTTGGGGAGACGACCCACGACAAAGAAGTACGTTATTTGGTAGCTCTTCAGGGAGAGTTGACCCGAACAATTGAGAGTTTGGCCGAAGTGGAAAAAGCGCGGGTTCACCTTTCCCTGCCAAAAGATTCTCTTTTTACCGCGGAAAAGCCGAAGCGAACGGCTTCGGTGATGATTAAACTCAAGCCCGGTGCAAGCTTAAATGAAAGGCAAGTACGGGGCTTGGTTCACTTTGTGGCCAGTAGTGTGGAAAATCTTAAACCGGAAAACGTTACCATTATTGATGTCAATGGAAATATTTTATCTGAAGATGTGACAGCCACTGAGCCGGTTTCTGCCAGTAAACTTACGGCTAATCAAATAGAAATTCAAAAGCAGGTGGAAAACCAGTTGGAGAAATCACTCCAGTCAATGCTGGAACGGGTTGTCGGCTTCGGTAAAGTGGTTGTCCGGGTAAGTGCCAAGCTAGATTTCAACCAGGTGGAGAGTGTCTCCGAGGTGTGGGGCAACAAGGTGGAACGCAGCATTGAGGAGATCGAAACCCGCTCGACGGGACAGACTGTGCCAGCGCAAGGACCGGTGGGGACTTCGAGTAATATTCAGACTTACCCAACGCCTCAGCCCCAGGGTTCTCAATCAGAGAATCAGAACACGCAAACCCGGCGGAACTATGAGATTGACCGAACGGAAACCCGTACCAAGGTGGCCCCGGGAACAGTTAAAGACCTTTCCGTGGCGGTGATCTATGATGGAGACGACAACTTAAAAACTATGATTGCCCAGACGGTGGCCAAGGCCGCGGGAATTACTGAGGATAGAGTGTCTGTTACCGCCATGCCCTTTAATACTGCCTACTGGGATAAGCTCCAAGCGGATATGGAAAAGGAGGTACGGATGGAGCAACTTAAACGGATGGCGGTTGTCGGTGGAGCTGTTCTAGCGGCGCTGATGGTGGGAGGGATTATGATGTTCCTCTGGCGTCGTCGACAGCGGAGAGAGCAATTTGATCAGGTTGTTGGAGAAGAGATTACCGTTGAGGATCTCCTGGCTGAACAGTTAGAGTTAACATCAGAAGAGCAAAAGGAGCGGGCCATGCTTAAAGGACAGCTTGAGAAACTGATCAGGGAAAAACCGGAGGAGGTTGCCCAATTGGTTAAGTCCTGGTTAGTTGAAGATACGAGGTGA
- the fliG gene encoding flagellar motor switch protein FliG: MGKGLSGRQKAAILMIALGPEMSAQIFKHLKEDEIEQLTLEIANVRKINQERRDEVIQEFYQMCMASEYINQGGIDYAKQVLERALGNQKAVEILNRITASLQVRPFDFIRKTDPSQLLNFIQSEHPQTIALIMAYLDPEKAAVILSALPHDRQADVARRIAIMDRTSPEIIKEVERVLERKLSSLVPQEVASAGGVKAVVQVLNRVDRGTEKTIMEALEIQDPELAEEIKKLMFVFEDIVQLDDRAIQRILREIDSHDLALALKGSSEEVAAKINRNMSKRAQEILREEIDFMGPVRLRDVEEAQQRIVSVIRRLEEAGEIIIARGGGDEIIV, from the coding sequence ATGGGCAAAGGGTTAAGTGGCCGACAAAAAGCAGCTATTCTCATGATTGCGTTGGGACCAGAGATGTCTGCCCAGATCTTTAAGCACCTCAAAGAAGATGAAATTGAGCAATTGACTTTAGAAATCGCCAATGTGCGCAAGATTAACCAAGAGCGCCGTGACGAAGTTATCCAAGAGTTTTATCAGATGTGTATGGCTTCTGAGTACATCAATCAAGGCGGCATTGATTACGCCAAACAGGTACTGGAGAGGGCACTGGGTAATCAGAAAGCGGTTGAGATTCTTAACCGAATCACGGCTTCCCTCCAGGTACGTCCTTTTGATTTCATACGCAAAACTGACCCGAGTCAATTGTTGAACTTTATTCAATCCGAGCACCCCCAGACAATTGCTCTTATTATGGCTTATCTGGACCCGGAGAAGGCTGCTGTTATTCTGTCTGCCTTGCCCCACGATCGGCAGGCTGATGTTGCCCGGCGGATCGCGATTATGGACCGGACCTCTCCTGAGATTATCAAGGAAGTAGAACGCGTTTTGGAGCGCAAACTATCTTCCTTGGTCCCGCAGGAAGTGGCTTCGGCCGGTGGAGTCAAGGCAGTTGTTCAGGTGCTGAATCGGGTGGACCGGGGAACAGAGAAGACGATTATGGAAGCCCTGGAAATTCAAGATCCCGAGTTAGCCGAGGAGATTAAGAAGTTGATGTTTGTGTTCGAAGATATCGTGCAGCTGGATGACCGGGCGATCCAAAGAATCCTGCGTGAGATCGACAGTCACGACCTGGCTTTAGCCCTCAAAGGCTCGAGCGAGGAGGTAGCGGCAAAGATCAATCGGAATATGTCTAAACGGGCCCAGGAGATACTGCGCGAAGAGATCGATTTCATGGGACCAGTTCGGCTACGTGACGTTGAGGAAGCCCAACAGCGGATTGTTTCTGTGATTCGTCGGCTGGAAGAAGCAGGTGAGATTATCATCGCGCGGGGTGGTGGAGATGAGATTATTGTCTAA